GCTGTAGCTAAGGGTAATTATGGGGCAATGTACAATGCTTACCTAATTGAAGTATATGCAGATACTAATCCGAAAAAAGCATTAGAACTGGCTCAACAAGAAGTTTCTAATCGAGCTACACCAGAAACGTATCATTTACTTGCCTTAGCTCAACTAAAGAATGGTTTAAACGAAGATGCGTTGAAAACAATAGAGCGCTTTGTTTCTGGCAAGACATCAGAACCTATGGCATTGTATCATTCTGCTTTAGTTTATAAAGCCAACGGATTGCTAGAGGAAGTAACACCTTTAAAACAAGAACTGTTAGAGGCTGAATTTGAAGTTGGACCGGTATTATTTAGAAAAATTGAAACATTGTAAAACCGTAAGAATAGAAACTTCGTAAATATAGATACAATGGTTGGTTATCAATTGGATAATCAATAACCGGGAAACCGGTTTTTCAGAGTTTTTTTGTTAGTTGGGACATCCTTTTTAAAGGATGTCCTTTTTTTATGATAAGAATAATTGAGTTACGGGGTGTTACCCACGGTACCCAATACATATAGTTGGCTTAGAGTAGGGGTTTCGCTTCCTCCTTCAGGCTCTAGGGTAATTCCAAAACCTTCTGCACTGGTAAAGTTTTCAAATTTGTAAAGCCCAGGTTTTACCGATGTTAATTCTTCGAGCAACCCCATGCTACTAGGTGTTAAAGGTTCCATTTTTAATGACCACACTTGGTATACTTTACCTTGTGGTGCTGCGGGTAGTTTGTCGGCGTCTAAGTAAGCAATACCTTCGGTTGCGTTGTAGTACATCTTAGCAGAAGCTTCAGGTGCCACAGCGTCGTTTCCAGGTAAGGGTATTTTTTGAAATGCATCATCACGTAAATCTGCCAAAATACCTTCATTTATTTTCTGAAGTTCTTCAACATTGTGTAATGTTTCTTCTAATTTGTTATTTTCTGTAGTAGTAAGTTCAATATCTTGCTCTAACGTACTGTTTTGATTCATCATCCAGAAAAGTCCGCCTAGTACAACTACTGCTGCTGCCCAACCACTAATAGCACTCCAGTTGGTTGATGAGGTATCTGTTCTGTCTAGTTTTGTTACTTTGTTAATGGTGTTTAGTATGTATGTCCATACCATAGCCGAGAGTGGAGGAGCAACGCTCTCTGCCAATGTAATAAAGGAAGCTTCGATCACTTCAACTTCTTTTTGAAGTACTTTTGAAGCTGCTACAGCTTCTTGTATCTCAACATCTTCATCTGCTGGTAAAGCCCCACAAACGTAGAGCTCTAATTTTCCTGATTCTATGATTTCTTCTTCTGTCATATTATTGAGGTCCTAAGACCATAAGTCTTAAATCGTTAAGGCAGTTTCTGTTTCTCGTTTTCAGTGTGCCTAAAGGCATTTTTAAATTCTCTGCCGCATCTTTTTGCGTGTATCCTTGAAAGAAGAGTAGTTCTACTATTTGAATACACACTGGCTTTAATTTTTCAACAAACTTTTTAATGCCTATGGCATTCGTTTTTTTGTTTAAGTTATCACCCGCCAGTAAAATATCTACGAAATTTGTAGTGCTCAGGTTTTTTTTGCTGTTTTTAAAATTTTTAGATCGTGTCTTGTCAATAGCAGTATTGCGAGCGATATTAAGTATCCACGTAAAAAACCGTCCTTTTTTGGTATTATAGGAACTGGCGTTATTCCATATTTTAATAAATACATCCTGCAAGACCTCCTCTGCAATTTCTTCGTTTAAAACTATGCTGTAAATAATACCGTATATAGCTTCAGAATACATTGTGTAAAGCTTTGAAAAAGCTTGCTCATTACCATTTTGCATACTGGTAATTAAAAAATCGGGTTGTTCCATTTATATATATAAGTTGAGGAGGACAAGTTAATCAATTTGTAATATATCTTTCAAATTTTATTAAAAACTCAACAATTGATAATTTTTAGTAGAAAAAATTGAATAAATGTTAAAAAAACACAGAGTACAATAAATATTTTGTTGAAATACATAAAAACAATTATTTTTACGACATTAAACCCCAAACCCTTAAAATAATTAAACACCACATCCTATGAAAAAGATTTCCTTTGGAATGTTAGTAGCGTTCTTTAGCTTGTGTATTGGTCAAACCGTAGCCCAAACGCTTACAAGCCAGATAGATGAAAAGCTATCACAATTGGTTGAATCCAAAAAACTACAGGCAAATGACCTTACTTGGGCCATAACCGATCAGAACGTTAGTTCAACAAGCGGCGTTGTACATATATATTATAGACAAGTTGTTAATGGTCTTGAAGTGTATGGTACTGAGTCTGGGATGCACTTTACTGCAGACGGTTCTGTGCTAACTCAAAACAATAGATTTATTAATGGCGCTGCTAATAGAGCAACAACAGGTGCTAATCCTTCTATTTCTGCTGTTCAAGCTGTGCAGGCGGCTGCAGACCAGCTTGGTTATGCACAGTCTGGAGGTCTTTCGGTTATTGAAAGAAAGTCTGGAGCGTCGCAAGAGACTCTTATCTCAAAAGGTGCTCTATCGCTAAGTAATATACCTGCAAAATTGACCTATCAGTTAGATAATGCAAATCAGCTAACATTAGCTTGGGACCTTTCTATACAAGAAGTTTCAGGTCATGATTGGTGGAGTGTTCGTGTAAATGCGTCTACTGGAGCTATTATAGACCAAGTGAATTGGATTGTAAGTTGTAACTTAAGTCATACGCATGGTACAGATGAAATTATAGATTACAATAAAAATTTATACGATATTCCTAATTATACTGAAACGGTGGCACCAACAACAACGATGCCTCCTAATAGTTACGAAGTTATAGCAATGCCAATTGAGAGTCCTTATTTTGGTGCTAGAACTATTGAAACGAATCCTGCAGATGTGTTAGCATCACCATTTGGATGGCACGATACAAACGGTGTAGCTGGTGCAGAATTTACTGTTACAAAAGGAAATAATGTAGATGCCTATGAAGATGGTGATAACTTCGGATTTCAGCCAGACGGTGGAGCAACACTTGATTTTACTGGGGCTGCTTTCCCTTTCAATCAAATTTATACAAATACAAATCAGTATGAATCTGCAGCCATTACAAACTTATTCTACTGGAACAACATTATTCATGACGTTCTTTTTCACTACGGTTTTGATGAAGCTGGAGGGAACTTTCAGGAGCTCAATTATAGTGGGTCAGGAGCTGGAAGTGATTCAGTAAATGCAGAAGCTCAAGACGGTTCTGGTACGTGTAATGCAAACTTCGGAACGCCACCAGATGGTAGTAACCCACAAATGCAGATGTATATTTGTGGTGATAAAGATGGAGATTTCGATAATTTAGTAGTTGTACACGAGTATGGTCATGGAGTTTCAAATAGATTAACAGGAGGACCAAGTCAATCTGGATGTTTAGGAAATACCGAGCAAATGGGTGAAGGATGGAGTGATTATCTTGGAGCTATACTTACTATGGAGCCTGGCGATATGGGAACAGACTCAAGAGCTGTTGGTACTTATCTTTTTGGTCAAGGACCTGGAGGAGGTGGAATTAGACCTTTCCCCTACAGCACAGATTTCGGTGTAAATCCACAAACTTATGACGATATCAAAACAGCTGCGGTACCTCACGGTGTTGGTTCTGTTTGGGCTACAACACTCTGGGAAGTTACTTGGGAGTTGATAGCAGAGTACGGCGTAGATAACAATATCTATAACTTTACAGGAGATGTAAATCTAGATGCAGGTAACGTACAAGCGCTTGCAATTGTAATGGAAGGAATGAAATTACAACCATGTAGCCCTGGTTTTGTAGATGGTAGAGATGCCATTTTTGCGGCAGACCAAGCTTTATATGGCGGTGCCAATGAATGCTTCTTATGGGATGCATTTGCAAGAAGAGGTTTAGGAGTAAGTGCTGATCAAGGATCTTCGAATAGCCGTTCTGATGGTACTGAGGCATTTGACACACCATCTGGAACAGCTGATTTTGCTGCGCCAAACGATGTTTGTGAAGGAAGCCCTGTAATTACAGATCTTGGAGGTGGAAGCCCATTTGGTGGAGTATATTCTGGACCTGGTGTTACCGATGATGGAAATGGGAATACTTATTCTTTCGATCCAGTTGCTGCAGGAGCAGGAATCCACACAATTACTTATACAGTACAAGATGGTGCATGTTCTCTAGCTTCTTCAGACTCTGATGATATTGAAGTGATTGCTATTGCCGCAGCTCCAGCTACAACAGGAGACGACATTGTTTGTGGAGAAGAAGATGCAACAGTTACTGCTACACCAAACGATCCAGCAAATATTATTTTGTGGTACGACGCCGCTTCTGGAGGAAACGTTTTAGCTGAAGGAACATCATACACATTTAGTCCAACAATGACAACGTCGGTTTACGCACAAGAGCGCCCGCCATTGCCAACGTCTAAGCTAGTTGTGTCTGAACTTACGTTTGAAACACCAGATAGACTTGAAATTCAAAATGTGGGAGAAGCATTCGATTATAGCGGTTACACCGTTGCAATTAGTGACCAACCTTTCGGAACTCTAAATAACGTGAACCCAGTGACACAAACATTGGGGAATATGGGAGCAGATTCTGTAGTGGCATGGAGTGATGATTCTGGTAGTGGTGATTACTGGGGTTCTAACATCTGGTGGGGTAATGGTGACGGATGGGTTATCATTATTGACGACGTAGGAAATGTTGTAGATTCAGTTTTCTGGAATATGACAGAACAAGATATTTCGGGATTAAATGTTACAATTAACGGATTTAATATAACGGCAAACGATCTTGATTTTATGGGTGATGGTATTTCACTTACTGTTACTTGTAATAATTCATTTAGAAGAGTTGCAGATACTGATACTGGAGCAGACTTCGCAGATGTTTGTTTGGCATCAGATTATGGTACGCCAAATACAGATATCGGTGATGTTTCTGGTGACTTAGGATGTTTAAGTCAGCGTGGAGAAGCAGAAGTATTAGTTGGTGTAGATACTACAGATCCAGTTGTTACTTGTCCTGCAGATGAGAGTGTAACGGTAAATGCTGGCGAACAATATACATTGCCAGATTATACAACAACAATCGTTGCAACAGATAATTGTACAGTATCTCCAGTAATAACTCAAGATCCTGTTGCAGGTACTCAAGTAGGGCCAGGAGTAACAACAATTACGATTACGGCAACAGACGATGCTAGTAACGAAGCATCGTGTACATTCGATGTAACTGTAGAAGAACTCTTAAGTGTAGAAGATATAGCATTAGCTAATGGTATTGCATTGGATCCTAATCCAACTGCAGGAATGCTAACACTTAGTAATACTAGTTCTTTAAATCTTACAGACGCTATCATTACAGACGTAAATGGTAGAGTGATATCAACCATAGACCTCTCAGGAGCGGGTGCTTCAACTGCAATTTCTTTAGAAAGAGTGGCAACTGGGCTCTATTTTGTAAGAATTAATTCTGAAACAGCTAGTGTTGTAAAACGAATCGTAAAAAAATAAATACGTTAATACATTAAGAATGAAACCCTGATAGGTAATTGCCTTTCAGGGTTTTAGTTTGGTATTATTTTTGAAATACCCTTAGTGAAGTATTGTTTTTGTTGTTGAAACATAAAGTAAACCTTGCCTCAAGTGTCCCTAAAAAGAAACAATAGCACTAAACATACAAAAGCCTCTGATGATTCATCAGAGGCTTTATTTATATGTTAAACAGTGGTTATTGAATAATAGCAGCACAACTTATACGTGCTCCTGCAGCTCCCGAAGGTTGAGAAACAAAATCATCTACCCCTTGATGCACGATAACAGCCTTACCTACAATATCTTTCTTTTCATCGCCGCAACCAATACACCATTGGTCTGTAGTGAAATCAATGACACCATTTCCTCTTGCATTCGCCTCGAAATTTCCAATATCTCCAAGGTGATATCCATCTTCTGACCCCCATTTACCATGACTTGTGAATGTTGGATTCCAATGACCTCCAGTAGATTTACCATCATCTGATGAACAATCGGCTTTTTCATGAAGATGAATGGCGTGAGTTCCTTCAGATAGGCCTTCTATTTCTGCAGTAAAGTACACCTTTCCTTCATGTTCTATAATGACAACTTTACCTTTAGCTTCACTATCACTTTTTGGGTATAGCTCGAAAGACAGCTTTTTATCTTTAGCTACCACTTTTTCAGTAGTGTTTTTTGTAACCTCTTCAACAACAACTTCCTCCGTTACTTCTTTTTCCTTCACTTCATCCTTGCAGCTTACTAGCCCTAAAACGGCTAAGCTCATTATTGCAATGCTAACTTTTTTCATATTTAATTGATTTAATTATTTTTCTATCTTCTAAAAGTAGGAAGTAT
This Rasiella rasia DNA region includes the following protein-coding sequences:
- a CDS encoding anti-sigma factor, which produces MTEEEIIESGKLELYVCGALPADEDVEIQEAVAASKVLQKEVEVIEASFITLAESVAPPLSAMVWTYILNTINKVTKLDRTDTSSTNWSAISGWAAAVVVLGGLFWMMNQNSTLEQDIELTTTENNKLEETLHNVEELQKINEGILADLRDDAFQKIPLPGNDAVAPEASAKMYYNATEGIAYLDADKLPAAPQGKVYQVWSLKMEPLTPSSMGLLEELTSVKPGLYKFENFTSAEGFGITLEPEGGSETPTLSQLYVLGTVGNTP
- a CDS encoding RNA polymerase sigma factor, whose translation is MEQPDFLITSMQNGNEQAFSKLYTMYSEAIYGIIYSIVLNEEIAEEVLQDVFIKIWNNASSYNTKKGRFFTWILNIARNTAIDKTRSKNFKNSKKNLSTTNFVDILLAGDNLNKKTNAIGIKKFVEKLKPVCIQIVELLFFQGYTQKDAAENLKMPLGTLKTRNRNCLNDLRLMVLGPQ
- a CDS encoding M36 family metallopeptidase; protein product: MKKISFGMLVAFFSLCIGQTVAQTLTSQIDEKLSQLVESKKLQANDLTWAITDQNVSSTSGVVHIYYRQVVNGLEVYGTESGMHFTADGSVLTQNNRFINGAANRATTGANPSISAVQAVQAAADQLGYAQSGGLSVIERKSGASQETLISKGALSLSNIPAKLTYQLDNANQLTLAWDLSIQEVSGHDWWSVRVNASTGAIIDQVNWIVSCNLSHTHGTDEIIDYNKNLYDIPNYTETVAPTTTMPPNSYEVIAMPIESPYFGARTIETNPADVLASPFGWHDTNGVAGAEFTVTKGNNVDAYEDGDNFGFQPDGGATLDFTGAAFPFNQIYTNTNQYESAAITNLFYWNNIIHDVLFHYGFDEAGGNFQELNYSGSGAGSDSVNAEAQDGSGTCNANFGTPPDGSNPQMQMYICGDKDGDFDNLVVVHEYGHGVSNRLTGGPSQSGCLGNTEQMGEGWSDYLGAILTMEPGDMGTDSRAVGTYLFGQGPGGGGIRPFPYSTDFGVNPQTYDDIKTAAVPHGVGSVWATTLWEVTWELIAEYGVDNNIYNFTGDVNLDAGNVQALAIVMEGMKLQPCSPGFVDGRDAIFAADQALYGGANECFLWDAFARRGLGVSADQGSSNSRSDGTEAFDTPSGTADFAAPNDVCEGSPVITDLGGGSPFGGVYSGPGVTDDGNGNTYSFDPVAAGAGIHTITYTVQDGACSLASSDSDDIEVIAIAAAPATTGDDIVCGEEDATVTATPNDPANIILWYDAASGGNVLAEGTSYTFSPTMTTSVYAQERPPLPTSKLVVSELTFETPDRLEIQNVGEAFDYSGYTVAISDQPFGTLNNVNPVTQTLGNMGADSVVAWSDDSGSGDYWGSNIWWGNGDGWVIIIDDVGNVVDSVFWNMTEQDISGLNVTINGFNITANDLDFMGDGISLTVTCNNSFRRVADTDTGADFADVCLASDYGTPNTDIGDVSGDLGCLSQRGEAEVLVGVDTTDPVVTCPADESVTVNAGEQYTLPDYTTTIVATDNCTVSPVITQDPVAGTQVGPGVTTITITATDDASNEASCTFDVTVEELLSVEDIALANGIALDPNPTAGMLTLSNTSSLNLTDAIITDVNGRVISTIDLSGAGASTAISLERVATGLYFVRINSETASVVKRIVKK
- a CDS encoding superoxide dismutase family protein, producing MKKVSIAIMSLAVLGLVSCKDEVKEKEVTEEVVVEEVTKNTTEKVVAKDKKLSFELYPKSDSEAKGKVVIIEHEGKVYFTAEIEGLSEGTHAIHLHEKADCSSDDGKSTGGHWNPTFTSHGKWGSEDGYHLGDIGNFEANARGNGVIDFTTDQWCIGCGDEKKDIVGKAVIVHQGVDDFVSQPSGAAGARISCAAIIQ